The genomic interval CCGTCGACCTCGAGATAGGTCGTCTCGTGGTCGGATGGAATCTCGGGATCGTCGGCGTCATCCTCGCGGGCGCGACGGACAGCATCCGCGTCGACATCGACCTCGACATCTCCGAGTGCGTCGTAGACGTCTCGGCAGCCGACACAGCAAAATCGGTTGCCGTCTGCGGTGACGTCGCTGCCCTCGACGGGGAGGTCACAGAGCGTACACTGTTCGTCAACGTGATCGGCAGTCATCGGTGTGCGTGTGCGATAGCGCGCATAGTTCAGTGATGATCATGGCCGCCTGCGTCGATACCAGGAACGTCGATGCCGTCGTAGAACGGCAGTTCGGGATGTGGGACGGGAATACCGAGACTCATCAATCCGTGTGCGAACAGGACGTACCCCAGAACAATAAACGCCACACCGAGCAGTCGGTGAACCCGACGCCGGTGGGCGATATCGACGCTCTCGATGAGCGTTCCGTAGGCGAAGACCGCTGGAATCGTCCCGACACCGAGTGCAGCCAGCGCAAGCGCGCCGCTCGTCGGCGACCCAGTCGTGAACGCGTACAAAAACGCCGGGTACAGGATCGGACAGGGCAACAGACCGTGGAGTGCGCCAAGGCCGATAATCCCCGGACCGTTCGCAAACCGGTCGACATGGCTCGTTAGTACGCCGACAACGCGCTCGAGGCCGGGGATGTGCAAGCCGCCCGTCGTTCGCCCGAGCAGGTAGTAGATGCCGGTGATGATGATAAATCCTCCAATCAGGAGCCCAGCACCGCCGCGGACAAGATCCGCAATCGACGTGAGTTCCGCTGTCGAGACGAACACCAGACCACCGAGCGCACCGAAGGCAGCCCCCAACAGT from Natronolimnobius sp. AArcel1 carries:
- a CDS encoding sulfite exporter TauE/SafE family protein; protein product: MDPLTFLGIDLVLFFVIGLLGGAHCIGMCGPLVTVYAGRMAEERGTKTDGGTQTARSSGRGSHLSMYEVRQHALFNLGRTASYTLLGAAFGALGGLVFVSTAELTSIADLVRGGAGLLIGGFIIITGIYYLLGRTTGGLHIPGLERVVGVLTSHVDRFANGPGIIGLGALHGLLPCPILYPAFLYAFTTGSPTSGALALAALGVGTIPAVFAYGTLIESVDIAHRRRVHRLLGVAFIVLGYVLFAHGLMSLGIPVPHPELPFYDGIDVPGIDAGGHDHH